In a single window of the Aminomonas paucivorans DSM 12260 genome:
- the dnaA gene encoding chromosomal replication initiator protein DnaA, whose translation MEQDLKALWQDVLAQGKDTLPPGAADIWLKTCLPLSLEGGVLALDVPNVFIKEQIQSRFLVPLQELLLSRGVAQGVELQVASEIRPNEQKRAEAAAQLVVPKNGLNPNYVFDTFVVGKSNRLAHAASLASAESPGVAYNPLFIWGGVGLGKTHLMHAIGHYVSENLPGAKVVYVSSEKFTNELISSIQNNRTQDFKAKYRSVDVLLIDDIQFLADKESTQEEFFHTFNSLHDAKKQVVISSDRPPKDIQRVEERLVSRFEWGLVTDIQPPDLETRVAILQKKAELRGYVVPEDVIFFLAQNIPSNIRELEGALNRVVACSELNGEPISTERAAEWLKDIIRNVLRGPVSIDLIQHLVAESFGIPVEELSSSKRTSDLALARQIAMYLSREYTEASLQQIGYGFNKKDHTTVLHACRKIDELLKNDLRVKSIVDNVRKKL comes from the coding sequence GTGGAGCAGGACCTCAAAGCGCTATGGCAGGACGTGCTGGCCCAGGGGAAAGACACCCTTCCCCCCGGGGCGGCGGACATTTGGCTCAAGACCTGCCTGCCCCTCTCCCTGGAGGGAGGGGTTCTGGCGCTGGATGTGCCCAACGTGTTCATCAAGGAGCAGATCCAGTCCCGTTTCCTCGTCCCCCTGCAGGAGCTGCTCCTGTCCCGGGGGGTGGCCCAGGGAGTGGAGCTTCAGGTGGCCTCGGAGATCCGCCCCAACGAGCAGAAACGGGCGGAGGCCGCGGCCCAGCTGGTGGTGCCCAAGAACGGCCTGAACCCCAACTACGTCTTCGACACCTTCGTGGTGGGCAAGTCCAACCGCCTGGCCCACGCCGCCTCCCTGGCCTCCGCGGAATCCCCCGGGGTGGCCTACAACCCCCTGTTCATCTGGGGGGGGGTGGGGCTGGGGAAGACCCACCTCATGCACGCCATCGGCCACTACGTCTCCGAGAACCTGCCGGGGGCCAAGGTGGTGTACGTGAGCTCCGAGAAGTTCACCAACGAACTCATCTCCTCCATCCAGAACAACCGCACCCAGGACTTCAAGGCGAAATACCGCAGCGTGGACGTGCTCCTCATCGACGACATCCAGTTTCTGGCGGACAAGGAGAGCACCCAGGAGGAGTTCTTCCACACCTTCAACAGCCTCCACGACGCCAAGAAACAGGTGGTTATCAGCTCCGACCGGCCCCCTAAGGACATCCAGCGGGTGGAGGAACGGCTGGTGTCCCGGTTCGAGTGGGGCCTGGTGACGGACATCCAGCCCCCGGACCTGGAGACCCGGGTGGCCATCCTCCAGAAGAAGGCGGAGCTCCGGGGTTACGTGGTGCCGGAGGACGTGATCTTCTTCCTGGCTCAGAACATCCCCAGCAACATCCGAGAGCTGGAGGGGGCCTTGAACCGCGTGGTGGCCTGTTCGGAACTCAACGGGGAACCCATCTCCACGGAGCGGGCGGCGGAGTGGCTCAAGGACATCATCCGCAACGTCCTGCGGGGCCCCGTGAGCATCGACCTGATCCAGCACCTGGTGGCAGAGAGCTTCGGCATCCCCGTGGAGGAGCTGTCCTCCTCCAAGCGCACTTCCGACCTGGCCCTGGCCCGTCAGATCGCCATGTATCTGTCCCGGGAGTACACCGAGGCCAGCCTCCAACAGATCGGCTACGGCTTCAACAAGAAGGACCACACCACGGTTCTCCACGCCTGCCGGAAGATCGACGAGCTGTTGAAGAACGACCTCCGGGTCAAAAGCATTGTGGATAACGTGCGGAAAAAGCTGTAG
- the dnaN gene encoding DNA polymerase III subunit beta: protein MKLSIEKSQFTKSWSLAERSVGTSSALNVLSGILVRASESTVELLATDLKTSVTCRARGVRVEVPGEAVFPVKSVGDLFRKAPEGQFSVSVEEGKATLLAGRSRYRFSTYGVQEFPRLPSAEQGTPFGTTTAQQLFEALSEGTLAASTGEEYPQFLSCAYFQPENGFLRVVSTDSRRLAYSRFAVGDAAEGPGILLPMKGIKELERILGSLDGETPLKVRFDDAQAYFSTSEVEFAVRRVEAKFPQYERILPTSRTTWFEAGRSSLVEALERIDVVVRDFNRMVVLQLSPGGSCTLRGRAPDFGEAVEEVEGSIEGEPLRIAFNVRFFLDGLKALKDQGVRLDFNGPEGHLAIRRPGSDSYLCLVAPIALTEEDGGAEGDAL, encoded by the coding sequence GTGAAGCTGTCCATCGAGAAGTCCCAGTTCACCAAGAGCTGGTCCCTGGCGGAACGCAGCGTCGGAACGTCCAGCGCCCTCAACGTCCTCTCGGGTATTTTGGTTCGAGCTTCCGAGTCCACCGTGGAGCTTCTCGCCACGGACCTCAAGACCAGTGTGACCTGTCGGGCCCGGGGCGTCCGGGTGGAGGTGCCCGGGGAGGCGGTCTTCCCCGTGAAGTCCGTGGGAGACCTGTTCCGCAAGGCTCCGGAGGGGCAGTTCTCCGTCTCCGTGGAGGAGGGCAAGGCCACCCTCCTGGCGGGGCGCAGCCGCTATCGGTTCAGCACCTACGGGGTGCAGGAGTTCCCGCGGCTTCCCAGTGCGGAGCAGGGAACTCCCTTCGGGACCACCACGGCGCAGCAGCTCTTCGAGGCCCTCTCCGAAGGGACCCTGGCGGCCTCCACGGGGGAGGAGTACCCCCAGTTCCTCTCCTGCGCCTATTTCCAGCCGGAGAACGGCTTCCTCCGGGTGGTCTCCACGGACAGCCGACGCCTGGCCTATTCACGCTTTGCCGTGGGGGATGCGGCGGAGGGTCCGGGGATTCTGCTTCCCATGAAGGGCATCAAGGAGCTGGAGCGCATCCTGGGCTCCCTGGACGGGGAGACTCCCCTGAAGGTTCGCTTCGACGACGCCCAGGCCTATTTCTCCACCTCCGAGGTGGAGTTCGCGGTGCGTCGCGTGGAGGCCAAGTTCCCTCAGTACGAGAGGATCCTTCCCACCAGCCGCACCACCTGGTTCGAGGCGGGGCGCTCCTCCCTGGTGGAGGCGCTGGAACGCATCGACGTGGTGGTTCGGGATTTCAACCGCATGGTGGTGCTCCAGCTTTCCCCCGGGGGAAGCTGTACCCTTCGGGGGCGGGCCCCGGACTTCGGCGAGGCGGTGGAGGAGGTGGAGGGCTCCATCGAGGGAGAGCCCCTGCGCATCGCCTTCAACGTGCGGTTCTTCCTGGACGGGCTGAAGGCCCTGAAGGACCAAGGGGTCCGTCTGGACTTCAACGGGCCGGAGGGGCACCTGGCGATCCGCCGCCCCGGTTCGGACAGCTACCTCTGCCTGGTGGCTCCCATCGCCCTCACGGAGGAGGACGGCGGCGCGGAAGGGGATGCGCTTTAG
- the recF gene encoding DNA replication/repair protein RecF (All proteins in this family for which functions are known are DNA-binding proteins that assist the filamentation of RecA onto DNA for the initiation of recombination or recombinational repair.) — MRFRDLEVHRYRNLEDREITWSPGINVLLGPNGAGKTNLLEAMDLLAGWGPFGDRPASVVPWEGSGDTWVRGRLEGEETAVASVQVRGRTLLRWGGSPVRATQMRTSLPVLAFLPDSLSVVEGSASQRRRLLDQVGALVYPPYALRLHDYRRALRQRTACLRRGERDDLVLRVLAPLGVWLWRAREDVARRLASRLEGVGPLLSAPLELRYHRGGGGWEEDSKEDFRRGLLRHRDRERLSRTPLVGPQRDDLVFLSGKIPAAERFSRGHRRRAAVALMLASAGVVRDALRRDPVLLLDEVTAELDGEGKGILFSSLEATGWQVFAATADADAPLPGAVYRIEGGKVFPPREG, encoded by the coding sequence ATGCGCTTTAGGGATCTGGAAGTCCACCGGTACCGGAACCTGGAGGACCGGGAGATCACCTGGTCTCCGGGGATCAACGTGCTTCTGGGGCCCAACGGAGCGGGGAAGACCAACCTCCTGGAGGCCATGGACCTGCTGGCCGGATGGGGCCCCTTCGGGGACCGTCCGGCCTCCGTCGTTCCCTGGGAGGGTTCCGGGGACACCTGGGTGAGGGGACGTCTGGAGGGAGAGGAGACGGCGGTGGCCTCGGTACAGGTGAGGGGCCGCACCCTGCTTCGCTGGGGGGGCTCTCCCGTGCGGGCCACCCAGATGCGGACCTCCCTGCCCGTCCTGGCCTTTCTGCCCGACAGCCTCTCGGTGGTGGAGGGTTCCGCCTCCCAGAGGCGCCGGCTTCTGGACCAGGTGGGGGCGCTGGTGTACCCCCCCTACGCCCTGCGGCTCCACGATTACCGAAGGGCCCTCCGGCAGCGCACCGCCTGCCTGCGCCGGGGGGAGCGGGACGACCTGGTGCTTCGGGTCCTGGCCCCCCTGGGGGTGTGGCTCTGGCGGGCCCGGGAGGACGTGGCCCGGCGTCTGGCCTCCCGCCTGGAGGGGGTGGGGCCCCTCCTCTCCGCTCCCCTGGAGTTGCGTTACCATCGGGGGGGGGGAGGCTGGGAGGAGGACTCGAAGGAGGACTTTCGACGGGGACTTCTTCGGCATCGGGACCGGGAGCGCCTTTCCCGGACCCCCTTGGTGGGACCCCAGAGGGACGACCTGGTCTTCCTCTCCGGGAAGATCCCCGCGGCGGAACGTTTCAGCCGGGGCCACCGGCGCCGCGCCGCCGTGGCGCTCATGCTGGCCTCCGCGGGGGTGGTGCGGGACGCCCTGAGGCGGGACCCGGTGTTGCTGCTGGACGAGGTGACGGCGGAGCTGGACGGGGAGGGAAAGGGGATCCTCTTCTCCTCCCTGGAGGCCACGGGGTGGCAGGTCTTCGCCGCTACCGCCGACGCGGACGCCCCGCTGCCCGGGGCGGTGTACCGCATCGAGGGGGGGAAGGTGTTCCCTCCCCGGGAGGGTTGA
- the mnmG gene encoding tRNA uridine-5-carboxymethylaminomethyl(34) synthesis enzyme MnmG, whose translation MESFEGIYDVVVVGGGHGGCEAALASARMGARTLLLNLHLENAALMACNPSMGGPAKGHLIREVDALGGFQARVTDRTTLQLRWLNTSKGPAVRTLRAQCDLVQYHLAFRMLLETTQNLEVHQGEVTDLWVEQGRIRGVRTALGDPIEARRVVLAAGTYLAGVAHIGLHRFASGPLGELPASRLSDSLRREGFRVERLKTGTTPRLHADTVDWASLPLQESDPEPGAFSHFSPKRTYQGYPCAQIRTNRRTHDLIRAHLDRSPLFTGVIQGVGPRYCPSIEDKVVRFPERDSHPVFLEPLSATNREIYVQNLSTSLPYDVQVALVRTLPGCERAKVLKPGYAIEYDYLPPTQLEPWLETKGVKGLFCAGQTNGTSGYEEAASQGLLAGINAVRTLRGEDPVVLGRHEAYLGVLVDDLVTKGTQEPYRMLTSRCEHRLLLRHDNADRRLAPLGRRLGLLEDRDWALLTERWRRQDDLEERLQALRVAPTDRVRSLLASWDTPAPEEPLTAKELLRRPQITWDRLAELCGLEGEDREAGEYVAVETKYQGYVERQERQVARMRRFDEVPLPEGFDFRSVPGLLTESLTKLERVRPRTLGQAGRISGVTPADLQLLWATLEVRRRRDSRG comes from the coding sequence ATGGAATCCTTCGAGGGGATCTACGACGTGGTGGTGGTGGGGGGAGGCCACGGGGGCTGCGAGGCCGCCCTGGCCTCCGCCCGCATGGGGGCCCGGACCCTGCTGCTGAACCTGCACCTGGAGAACGCGGCCCTCATGGCCTGCAACCCCTCCATGGGGGGTCCGGCGAAGGGACACCTGATCCGGGAAGTGGACGCCCTGGGGGGCTTCCAGGCCCGAGTGACCGACCGGACCACCCTGCAGCTCCGGTGGCTCAACACCTCCAAGGGTCCGGCGGTGCGCACCCTCCGGGCCCAGTGCGACCTGGTGCAGTACCACCTGGCCTTCCGGATGCTCCTGGAGACCACGCAGAACCTGGAGGTGCACCAGGGGGAGGTTACGGACCTGTGGGTGGAGCAGGGCCGGATCCGGGGGGTGCGCACCGCCCTGGGGGACCCGATCGAGGCCCGTCGGGTGGTGCTGGCGGCGGGAACCTACCTGGCCGGGGTGGCCCACATCGGCCTGCACCGCTTCGCCTCCGGTCCCCTGGGGGAGCTGCCCGCCTCGCGCCTTTCCGATTCCCTGCGCCGGGAGGGCTTCCGGGTGGAGCGCCTCAAGACCGGCACCACCCCGCGGCTTCACGCCGACACGGTGGACTGGGCCTCCCTGCCCCTTCAGGAGAGCGACCCCGAGCCCGGGGCCTTCAGCCATTTCTCCCCCAAACGGACCTATCAGGGGTACCCCTGCGCCCAGATCCGCACCAACCGGCGGACCCACGACCTGATCCGGGCCCACCTGGACCGAAGCCCCCTGTTCACCGGGGTCATCCAGGGGGTGGGGCCCCGGTACTGTCCCTCCATCGAGGACAAGGTGGTGCGTTTCCCGGAGCGGGATTCCCACCCCGTGTTCCTGGAACCCCTCTCGGCGACCAACCGGGAGATCTACGTCCAGAACCTCTCCACCTCCCTTCCCTACGACGTGCAGGTGGCCCTGGTGCGCACCCTTCCGGGGTGCGAGAGGGCGAAGGTCCTCAAACCGGGCTACGCCATCGAGTACGACTACCTTCCCCCCACCCAGCTGGAACCCTGGCTGGAGACCAAGGGGGTGAAGGGCCTCTTCTGCGCCGGGCAGACCAACGGCACCTCGGGCTACGAGGAGGCGGCCTCCCAGGGCCTCCTGGCGGGGATCAACGCGGTGCGGACCCTGAGGGGGGAGGACCCGGTGGTGCTGGGGCGTCACGAAGCCTACCTGGGAGTGCTGGTGGACGACCTGGTCACCAAGGGGACCCAGGAGCCCTACCGGATGCTCACCAGCCGGTGCGAGCACCGGCTGCTCCTTCGCCACGACAACGCGGACCGTCGCCTGGCCCCCCTGGGGCGTCGCCTGGGGCTTCTGGAGGACCGGGACTGGGCCCTCCTGACGGAGCGGTGGAGGCGGCAGGACGACCTGGAGGAGAGGCTGCAGGCCCTCCGGGTGGCCCCCACGGACCGGGTGCGTTCCCTCCTGGCCTCCTGGGACACCCCCGCGCCGGAGGAACCCCTGACGGCGAAGGAACTGCTGCGCCGTCCCCAGATCACCTGGGACCGTCTGGCGGAACTCTGCGGCCTGGAGGGGGAGGACCGGGAGGCGGGGGAGTACGTGGCGGTGGAGACGAAGTACCAGGGCTACGTGGAACGCCAGGAGAGGCAGGTGGCCCGGATGCGGCGCTTCGACGAGGTTCCCCTTCCGGAGGGGTTCGACTTCCGGTCCGTGCCGGGGCTCCTGACGGAGAGCCTGACCAAGCTGGAGCGGGTCCGTCCCCGGACCCTGGGGCAGGCGGGGCGCATCTCCGGGGTCACCCCCGCGGACCTGCAGCTCCTCTGGGCCACCCTGGAGGTTCGGAGGCGCCGGGATTCCCGTGGCTAG
- a CDS encoding DciA family protein, whose amino-acid sequence MASRTRFLREVLESGVSPELHLAFTLARVCREWESLLGRALGSRTAPRRLEGRVLFVAAESPAAAQALQFERARLLRELKERFQLPLEELRVQVGSIRSTPAPGAPRRRASPPPVPLSEEEVSRQEQAFREKVADPEIAQALARLAVACRRRFGPRNGERS is encoded by the coding sequence GTGGCTAGCCGGACCCGTTTCCTCCGGGAGGTGCTGGAAAGCGGCGTGAGCCCGGAGCTGCACCTGGCCTTCACCCTGGCCCGGGTCTGTCGGGAGTGGGAGTCCCTCCTGGGGCGGGCCCTGGGAAGCCGCACCGCCCCCCGTCGCCTGGAGGGTCGGGTGCTCTTCGTGGCGGCGGAAAGCCCCGCGGCGGCCCAAGCCCTGCAGTTCGAGCGGGCCCGGCTGCTTCGGGAGCTGAAGGAGCGGTTCCAGCTTCCCCTGGAGGAGCTGCGGGTTCAGGTGGGGTCCATCCGGTCCACCCCCGCCCCCGGGGCCCCGAGGCGCCGGGCCTCCCCTCCCCCCGTCCCCCTTTCGGAGGAGGAGGTGAGCCGGCAGGAACAGGCCTTTCGGGAGAAGGTGGCGGACCCGGAGATCGCCCAGGCCTTGGCCCGTCTGGCGGTGGCCTGTCGGAGACGCTTCGGGCCTCGGAACGGTGAAAGGTCTTAG
- a CDS encoding NAD(P)H-dependent flavin oxidoreductase, with product MNASWPTLKLGKHVSRYPLIQGGMGVMISGPRLAGAVARAGGVGTIASVGLACASPHYNGRNYFEANQLAMKDALAEARAAAPEGVLAVNCMVALTDFDLHIRSACEGGANVIISGAGLPLKLPELTKDYPDVALVPIVSSVKAADLILRRWEKLYGRQPDGFVVETPLHAGGHLGATKMEQVTDPALSLEAVVPELVRFLEQDVKADIPVVAAGGIWDRSDLERAWSWGARGVQMGTRFACTREGDASDRFKQAFVDAQEEDVVLIMSPVGIPGRALKNPFVARYLEGEVESKPCIANCLSHCTYLRTRKTFCIAQALVDAYQGNWETGLFFCGDNVTRCRGIEKVEDILAELFES from the coding sequence TTGAACGCCTCCTGGCCCACCCTCAAGCTCGGAAAACACGTGTCCCGGTACCCCCTGATCCAGGGGGGGATGGGGGTCATGATCTCCGGACCCAGGCTCGCAGGCGCGGTGGCCCGCGCAGGCGGAGTGGGGACCATCGCCAGCGTCGGCCTGGCCTGCGCCTCCCCCCACTACAACGGCCGCAACTACTTCGAGGCCAACCAGCTGGCCATGAAGGACGCCCTGGCGGAGGCCCGCGCCGCCGCCCCCGAAGGGGTCCTGGCGGTGAACTGCATGGTGGCCCTCACGGACTTCGACCTGCACATCCGCTCCGCCTGCGAGGGGGGGGCGAACGTGATCATCTCCGGCGCGGGGCTGCCCCTGAAGCTGCCGGAACTCACCAAGGACTACCCCGACGTGGCCCTGGTGCCCATCGTCAGCTCCGTGAAGGCGGCGGACCTGATCCTCCGGCGCTGGGAGAAGCTCTACGGGCGTCAGCCCGACGGCTTCGTGGTGGAGACCCCCCTCCACGCGGGGGGCCACCTGGGGGCCACCAAGATGGAGCAGGTGACGGACCCCGCCCTCTCCCTGGAGGCGGTGGTGCCGGAACTGGTGCGCTTCCTGGAGCAGGACGTGAAGGCGGACATCCCCGTGGTGGCCGCCGGGGGCATCTGGGACCGGTCGGACCTGGAACGGGCCTGGTCCTGGGGCGCCCGGGGGGTCCAGATGGGCACCCGCTTCGCCTGCACCCGGGAGGGAGACGCCTCGGACCGGTTCAAGCAGGCCTTCGTGGACGCCCAGGAGGAGGACGTGGTCCTCATCATGAGCCCCGTGGGCATCCCCGGACGGGCCCTGAAGAACCCCTTCGTGGCCCGGTACCTGGAGGGGGAGGTGGAGAGCAAGCCCTGCATCGCCAACTGCCTCTCCCACTGCACCTACCTCCGCACCCGGAAGACCTTCTGCATCGCCCAGGCCCTGGTGGACGCCTACCAGGGGAACTGGGAGACGGGACTCTTCTTCTGCGGCGACAACGTCACCCGGTGCCGGGGCATCGAAAAGGTGGAGGACATCCTGGCGGAGTTGTTCGAATCTTAA
- a CDS encoding class II SORL domain-containing protein encodes MKVADTIQSGDWKGEKHVPVIEAPEKVKAGEAFEVTLSVGKEIPHPNTTEHHIKWIQLLFKPEGGKFAYEVAKVRFEVHGESTEGPNQGPAHAEPCATVKVKLSKPGTFLALSYCNIHGFWESERPVSVE; translated from the coding sequence ATGAAGGTAGCGGACACCATCCAGAGCGGCGACTGGAAGGGGGAGAAGCACGTCCCCGTCATCGAGGCCCCGGAGAAGGTCAAGGCAGGAGAGGCCTTCGAGGTGACCCTGAGCGTGGGCAAGGAGATCCCCCACCCCAACACCACGGAGCACCACATCAAGTGGATCCAGCTCCTCTTCAAGCCCGAGGGCGGCAAGTTCGCCTACGAGGTGGCGAAGGTGCGCTTCGAGGTGCACGGGGAGTCCACCGAGGGGCCGAACCAGGGGCCCGCCCACGCGGAGCCCTGCGCCACCGTGAAGGTGAAGCTCTCCAAGCCCGGCACCTTCCTGGCCCTGTCCTACTGTAACATCCACGGTTTCTGGGAGAGCGAGCGGCCCGTCTCCGTGGAGTGA
- a CDS encoding response regulator — MPWKVLVVEDEPLEREALAKFLREGPFEALEVRTAADALSFARTALAWEPQVVLLDIRIPGGDGLSTLEGLRDQGFGGKVLVLTAYDVFEYAQRALSLGVQSFLVKPVLPDTLYAALRKVLDQLDRQGEEEERHRELQTFVRDNRGLVAMAALTELVLERTDPEAFEGVFRELGLPPDRPCHLLGVATLEAFRPSRGLGTLRFLEAATRSFEGGLVIPWHRSSTLLLLPEDSSTQAEALAARLLEVLGENGIPGNVVFGGTVRTLEETRRAVQALEEGLDESLLGGTGRVLWAEEPQLLPEDRPPGQEQGWSALQGRVFEGFRNGDLAQMAAGRDELVRLLERACPDVELSKMLVLGLLGQVCELLLDLRCDLGAVKAWVRRQMLNILAPNNPAGLHSILVQALEGAWTIRASSQDEGAQVISQAMAFIRERYDEVTLEATARHVHVSASHLSRLFRKVLRCRFVDVVKETRMDRAKALLAGGSTVRDAALAVGYGNIAYFSTLFKQTCGVSPSEYARCPGA; from the coding sequence CGAGGCCCTGGAGGTGCGCACCGCCGCCGACGCCCTGAGCTTCGCCCGCACCGCCCTGGCCTGGGAGCCCCAGGTGGTGCTCCTGGACATCCGCATCCCCGGGGGGGACGGCCTCTCCACCCTGGAGGGGCTGCGGGACCAGGGCTTCGGGGGGAAGGTCCTGGTGCTCACGGCCTACGACGTGTTCGAGTACGCCCAGCGGGCCCTCTCCCTGGGGGTCCAGTCCTTCCTGGTCAAGCCCGTGCTGCCCGACACCCTCTACGCCGCCCTCCGCAAGGTCCTGGACCAGCTGGACCGGCAGGGGGAGGAGGAAGAGCGCCACCGGGAGCTTCAGACTTTCGTCCGGGACAACCGGGGGCTGGTGGCCATGGCGGCCCTCACGGAGCTGGTCCTGGAGAGGACGGACCCGGAGGCCTTCGAGGGGGTCTTCCGGGAGCTGGGGCTCCCCCCGGACCGGCCCTGCCACCTCCTGGGGGTGGCCACCCTGGAGGCCTTCCGGCCCTCCCGGGGCCTGGGCACCCTGCGGTTCCTGGAGGCGGCCACCCGGTCCTTCGAGGGAGGGCTGGTGATCCCCTGGCACCGCTCCTCCACCCTGTTGCTCCTGCCGGAGGACTCCTCTACCCAGGCGGAAGCCCTGGCGGCCCGGCTGCTGGAGGTGCTGGGGGAAAACGGCATCCCCGGAAACGTGGTCTTCGGGGGCACCGTGCGCACCCTGGAGGAGACCCGACGGGCCGTGCAGGCCCTGGAGGAGGGGCTGGACGAAAGCCTCCTGGGGGGCACCGGCCGGGTGTTGTGGGCGGAGGAACCCCAGCTCCTTCCGGAGGACCGGCCCCCGGGGCAGGAACAGGGATGGAGCGCCCTCCAGGGTCGGGTCTTCGAGGGGTTCCGCAACGGCGACCTGGCCCAGATGGCGGCGGGACGGGACGAGCTGGTACGGCTGCTGGAGCGGGCCTGCCCGGACGTGGAGCTTTCCAAGATGCTGGTGCTGGGCCTGCTGGGTCAGGTGTGCGAACTCCTCCTGGACCTGCGGTGCGACCTGGGGGCGGTGAAGGCCTGGGTGCGTCGGCAGATGCTCAACATCCTGGCCCCCAACAACCCCGCGGGGCTCCACTCCATCCTGGTGCAGGCCCTGGAGGGAGCCTGGACCATCCGGGCCAGCTCCCAGGACGAGGGGGCCCAGGTCATCTCCCAGGCCATGGCCTTCATCCGGGAGCGGTACGACGAGGTGACCCTGGAGGCCACCGCCCGGCACGTCCACGTCAGCGCCAGCCACCTGAGCCGCCTGTTCCGCAAGGTGCTGCGCTGCCGGTTCGTGGACGTGGTGAAGGAGACCCGCATGGACCGGGCCAAGGCCCTCCTGGCGGGGGGCTCCACGGTCCGGGACGCCGCCCTGGCGGTGGGGTACGGCAACATCGCCTACTTCAGCACCCTCTTCAAGCAGACCTGCGGGGTGAGCCCCAGCGAGTACGCCCGGTGCCCGGGGGCATGA